The Verrucomicrobiia bacterium genome includes a window with the following:
- the urtC gene encoding urea ABC transporter permease subunit UrtC — translation MSSTRPISRLEACVVAALALLGLVVLPCLNAFLEPGHPLHVSNFTITVYGKYLCYAVLAVGVNLLWGYTGLLSLGQALFFSLGGYALGMHLMLMIGNLGQYRADIPDFMVFLEFPKRYPDTGGLPPHWVPFRSFWFAAAAVLWVPGLVAFVFGWLAFRSRIKGVYFSILSQALTYAATLMFFRNDFTFGGNNGLTDFKFILGADINSPATKRALYIASGVLLLGVYLLCRWLTSTRFGLIQRAIRDSENRVLFSGYATANFKLFVFVLSAMICGLGGALFVPQAGIINPSEMAPDKSLEAVVWCAVGGRGNLFGPILGAVTVNALKSYATRAFAEQWLYVLGALFIGVTLFLPGGLIGLPAQIRDALRRRRAAKQPEPGSPAPEDRP, via the coding sequence ATGAGTTCAACCCGACCCATTTCCCGTCTCGAGGCGTGCGTGGTGGCCGCCCTGGCCCTGCTCGGCCTCGTGGTGCTGCCGTGTCTCAACGCCTTTCTCGAACCCGGCCATCCGCTGCATGTCAGCAATTTCACCATCACCGTGTACGGGAAATACCTGTGCTACGCCGTGCTGGCCGTCGGGGTCAACCTGCTCTGGGGCTATACCGGCCTCCTCAGCCTCGGCCAGGCACTCTTCTTCTCCCTCGGCGGATACGCCCTGGGCATGCACCTCATGCTCATGATCGGCAACCTCGGACAATACCGCGCCGACATCCCGGATTTCATGGTCTTTCTCGAGTTCCCCAAACGCTACCCGGACACCGGCGGATTGCCGCCCCACTGGGTGCCGTTCCGGAGCTTCTGGTTCGCCGCCGCCGCGGTGCTCTGGGTCCCCGGCCTGGTGGCCTTCGTCTTCGGCTGGCTCGCCTTCCGCTCCCGCATCAAGGGCGTGTACTTCTCCATCCTCAGCCAGGCCCTCACCTACGCGGCCACCCTCATGTTCTTCCGGAATGACTTCACCTTCGGAGGCAACAACGGCCTGACAGACTTCAAGTTCATCCTGGGAGCCGACATCAATTCCCCCGCCACCAAGCGTGCCCTCTACATCGCCTCCGGCGTCCTCCTGCTCGGCGTGTATCTCCTCTGCCGCTGGCTCACCTCCACCCGCTTCGGCCTCATCCAGCGGGCCATCCGTGACAGCGAAAACCGCGTCCTCTTCTCCGGGTACGCGACGGCCAATTTCAAACTCTTCGTCTTCGTGCTGTCCGCCATGATCTGCGGCCTCGGCGGGGCCCTCTTCGTCCCCCAGGCCGGCATCATCAATCCCAGCGAGATGGCACCCGACAAGTCCCTCGAGGCCGTGGTCTGGTGCGCCGTCGGCGGTCGCGGCAATCTCTTCGGACCCATCCTCGGCGCCGTGACCGTCAATGCCCTCAAAAGCTACGCCACCCGCGCCTTCGCCGAACAATGGCTCTATGTCCTCGGCGCCCTGTTCATCGGGGTCACCCTCTTCCTCCCGGGCGGCCTCATCGGCCTCCCCGCCCAGATTCGCGATGCCCTCCGCCGGCGCCGCGCCGCGAAACAGCCGGAGCCAGGCTCCCCAGCCCCGGAGGACCGGCCGTGA
- a CDS encoding urease accessory protein UreD, whose protein sequence is MTGPLRDADLLSASPSQTGAESGAARLEVACVDGATAVTSAYSRSPMRLLVPVARGASVWAYTASFGGGCVAGDRSSLDLQLGAGTRCFVGTQSSGKVYRNPEARPSGHLTRATLGPGSLLVFAPDPVQAFADSVYLQRQVFSLEAGAGLVLLDGLTAGRVARGERWAFTRLQSHNEIVVEGRRRLLDSLRLDPADGPLGLPHRLGHCNALAVMLLIGPPVREAAAQLAAAWASRPIPGRSASLIASASPVSDGLLLRFAGRDPGEVFRECRRQLDFVPGLLGDDPWARKR, encoded by the coding sequence ATGACCGGTCCCCTGCGCGACGCCGATCTCCTGTCCGCGTCTCCCTCTCAGACCGGCGCGGAATCCGGAGCCGCGCGGCTCGAGGTCGCATGCGTGGACGGTGCGACCGCCGTGACCTCCGCGTACAGCCGCAGCCCGATGCGGCTGCTCGTCCCGGTGGCGCGCGGGGCAAGCGTCTGGGCCTACACCGCCAGCTTCGGCGGCGGATGCGTGGCCGGTGACCGCTCCTCCCTCGACCTCCAGTTGGGCGCCGGAACGCGCTGCTTCGTCGGCACCCAGTCGTCCGGCAAGGTCTATCGCAACCCCGAGGCCAGACCTTCCGGTCACCTCACCCGGGCCACGCTCGGCCCCGGCTCCCTGCTGGTGTTCGCGCCGGACCCGGTGCAGGCCTTCGCCGACTCGGTGTATCTCCAGCGGCAGGTGTTCTCCCTCGAGGCCGGTGCCGGCCTGGTGCTCCTGGATGGACTGACGGCCGGACGGGTGGCCCGCGGGGAACGCTGGGCCTTCACCCGCCTCCAAAGTCACAACGAGATCGTGGTCGAGGGACGTCGCCGGCTCCTCGATTCGCTTCGGCTCGATCCCGCCGACGGACCCCTGGGACTGCCTCATCGTCTCGGTCACTGCAATGCCCTGGCCGTCATGCTCCTCATCGGCCCGCCCGTGCGGGAGGCCGCGGCGCAACTGGCGGCAGCGTGGGCCTCACGACCGATTCCCGGTCGCAGCGCATCCCTCATCGCCAGCGCCAGCCCGGTTTCCGACGGCCTCCTCCTGCGCTTCGCCGGCCGGGATCCCGGGGAGGTGTTCCGCGAATGCCGGCGCCAGCTCGATTTCGTTCCGGGATTGCTCGGAGACGATCCCTGGGCCAGAAAGCGCTGA
- the urtB gene encoding urea ABC transporter permease subunit UrtB: MTAPAVSGALPASPAPVPASRATLVEAILGDDPDERAERLRELADAEDPMLVPVLTAWRGGSLYLDDSAEPPVPFLLDPQEDEEGRSRGIRVADGAFLLDEDGNPRWFESFELFPVDSDNDVRRLVKTILDLATMSSGTARARADAIRTLGLERNPEYLPRFEARLEIEESAMVRRALREAQAVTRMAGDDSQERLEAVRELGLLRSIGALGLLRDLSNQLETDPDSGDPELRRALRRSIAAIENHMAWGSFFGTAFRGLSLGAVLLIAALGLAITFGLMGVINMAHGEVMMVGAYSAYVMQTVFAGWFGTSGTGFDLYFLAAIPFSFLTAGLVGLALERGVIRFLYRRPLESLLATWGVSLLLQQLFRHVFGAANVQVSSPSWLSGSLVIRDVLLAYNRMFVIAFALSIVLGTYLLLTRTSLGLQIRAVMQNRPMASALGVRTERVNMLTFAFGSGLAGMAGACLSQLGNVGPSLGQSHIVDCFMVVVLGGIGSLVGTVFAALGIGFADQILQPWMGAVMGKITVLTAIILFLQWRPSGLVAIRSRNLEG; this comes from the coding sequence ATGACCGCTCCCGCTGTCTCGGGAGCCCTCCCCGCCAGCCCCGCGCCGGTGCCGGCCTCCCGGGCCACCCTGGTCGAGGCGATCCTCGGCGACGATCCCGACGAACGCGCCGAACGGCTCCGGGAACTCGCCGACGCCGAGGATCCCATGCTGGTTCCCGTGCTGACCGCATGGCGCGGCGGCTCCCTTTACCTGGATGATTCCGCCGAGCCCCCGGTCCCCTTCCTCCTCGACCCGCAGGAGGACGAGGAGGGCCGCTCCCGCGGAATCCGCGTGGCCGACGGCGCCTTCCTCCTCGATGAGGACGGCAACCCGCGCTGGTTCGAGTCGTTCGAACTGTTTCCCGTGGACTCCGACAACGACGTGCGCCGGCTGGTCAAGACGATCCTCGACCTGGCCACCATGTCGTCCGGCACGGCCCGCGCCCGGGCGGACGCCATCCGGACCCTCGGGCTCGAACGGAACCCCGAATATCTCCCGCGGTTCGAGGCGCGTCTCGAGATCGAGGAGTCGGCCATGGTCCGAAGGGCCTTGCGCGAGGCCCAGGCGGTGACGCGCATGGCGGGCGACGATTCCCAGGAGCGGCTCGAGGCCGTCCGGGAACTCGGCCTGCTCAGATCGATCGGCGCACTCGGCCTGCTTCGTGACCTGAGCAACCAACTCGAGACCGATCCGGACTCCGGCGACCCGGAACTCCGCCGGGCGCTGCGCCGCAGCATCGCCGCCATCGAGAATCACATGGCCTGGGGCAGCTTCTTCGGAACCGCCTTCCGCGGCCTGAGCCTCGGCGCCGTCCTGCTGATCGCCGCCCTTGGCCTGGCCATCACCTTCGGCCTGATGGGCGTCATCAACATGGCCCACGGGGAGGTGATGATGGTGGGGGCCTACTCGGCCTATGTGATGCAGACCGTCTTCGCGGGCTGGTTCGGCACCTCGGGGACGGGCTTCGACCTCTACTTCCTCGCCGCCATTCCCTTCTCGTTCCTGACCGCCGGACTGGTGGGACTGGCGCTGGAACGTGGCGTGATCCGCTTTCTCTACCGCCGCCCCCTCGAGTCCCTGCTGGCAACCTGGGGAGTCAGTCTCCTCCTCCAGCAACTGTTCCGGCATGTGTTCGGCGCGGCCAACGTTCAGGTGAGTTCCCCAAGCTGGCTCAGCGGCAGCCTGGTGATCCGGGACGTCCTCCTGGCCTACAACCGGATGTTCGTCATCGCCTTCGCGCTCTCCATCGTGCTCGGCACCTACCTCCTGCTCACCCGCACCTCCCTCGGACTTCAGATCCGGGCGGTGATGCAGAACCGGCCCATGGCCTCCGCCCTCGGCGTCCGCACCGAACGGGTGAACATGCTCACCTTCGCCTTCGGCTCCGGCCTCGCCGGAATGGCGGGCGCCTGCCTGTCCCAGCTCGGCAATGTCGGCCCGAGCCTCGGCCAGAGTCACATCGTGGACTGCTTCATGGTGGTGGTCCTCGGCGGGATCGGCAGCCTGGTGGGCACCGTGTTCGCCGCCCTGGGAATCGGATTCGCCGACCAGATTCTCCAACCCTGGATGGGGGCGGTCATGGGCAAGATCACCGTGCTCACCGCCATCATTCTCTTCCTGCAATGGCGCCCCTCCGGCCTGGTCGCCATCCGCAGCCGCAATCTCGAAGGATGA
- a CDS encoding ABC transporter ATP-binding protein, which yields MLNLNDITVAYDGSRILRGVSLTVGRGEVVCLMGRNGVGKTTTLKAVVGHVRPESGSVRLGDATLTGLSPDRRARLGLGYVPQGRDIFPNLTVDENLRIGAIAQGRRLNGELERVFDLFPVLRDMPSRKGGVLSGGQQQQLAIGRALLTNPSVLLLDEPTEGIQPNVIDQIGDTIKKLRTHGLSGSHDYAGEIGDAIRRLRAEGRLGILLVEQYLDFCLEVGDRFYVMDRGAVVAQGPIGSLDEAIVKRYLTV from the coding sequence ATGCTCAACCTGAACGACATCACCGTCGCCTACGACGGCTCCCGCATCCTCCGCGGGGTGAGTCTCACCGTGGGTCGCGGCGAGGTGGTCTGCCTCATGGGCCGCAACGGCGTCGGCAAAACCACCACCCTCAAGGCCGTCGTCGGCCATGTCCGACCCGAATCCGGCTCGGTCCGCCTCGGTGACGCCACCCTGACCGGACTTTCCCCGGACCGGCGCGCCCGCCTCGGCCTGGGCTATGTGCCCCAGGGACGCGACATCTTCCCGAACCTCACCGTGGACGAAAACCTGAGGATCGGCGCCATCGCCCAGGGACGCCGCCTCAACGGTGAACTCGAACGGGTCTTCGACCTGTTTCCCGTCCTCCGCGACATGCCGTCCCGCAAGGGCGGCGTGCTGAGCGGCGGACAACAGCAGCAACTGGCCATCGGCCGGGCCCTCCTCACCAACCCTTCCGTCCTCCTCCTCGACGAACCCACCGAGGGCATTCAGCCGAATGTCATCGACCAGATCGGGGACACGATCAAAAAACTCCGCACCCACGGCCTGTCCGGCAGTCACGACTACGCCGGCGAGATCGGCGACGCCATCCGGCGGCTCCGGGCCGAGGGACGCCTCGGGATCCTGCTGGTCGAACAGTATCTCGATTTCTGCCTCGAGGTCGGAGACCGGTTCTATGTGATGGACCGCGGTGCTGTGGTGGCCCAGGGACCGATCGGAAGCCTCGATGAGGCAATCGTGAAGCGGTATCTCACCGTATGA
- the ureA gene encoding urease subunit gamma, translating into MHLSPRELDKLILHNAGFLAQKRLARGVRLNHPEAVALIATQLLEFIRDGRRVAELMDLGRQFLGRRQVLPGVPSMIHEVQVEGTFPDGTKLVTVHHPVSREHGDLALALYGSFLPVPDPERFPAMPDEPEPGAFEIADGDLDLNAGRTTIELPVTNLGDRPVQVGSHYHFIETNPRLEFDREKAYGRRLHIPAGTAVRFEPGETRTVTLVNIGGDRVIRGGNGLASGPVSEAGRRAAMETVLARGFAHRPQP; encoded by the coding sequence ATGCATCTCTCGCCCCGCGAACTCGACAAGCTGATCCTCCACAACGCCGGGTTCCTGGCCCAGAAACGCCTCGCCCGCGGCGTGCGCCTCAACCATCCGGAAGCGGTCGCCCTCATCGCCACGCAGCTCCTCGAGTTCATCCGCGACGGTCGCCGCGTGGCCGAGTTGATGGATCTCGGTCGCCAGTTCCTCGGAAGGCGTCAGGTCCTGCCCGGCGTGCCTTCCATGATCCACGAGGTCCAGGTCGAAGGCACCTTCCCCGACGGCACCAAGCTCGTCACCGTGCACCATCCGGTCTCCCGCGAACACGGAGACCTCGCGCTCGCCCTCTACGGCAGCTTCCTTCCCGTCCCCGATCCGGAACGGTTCCCGGCAATGCCCGATGAACCCGAACCCGGCGCCTTCGAAATCGCCGACGGTGACCTCGACCTGAATGCGGGCCGCACCACCATCGAGCTTCCCGTCACCAACCTGGGCGACCGCCCCGTCCAGGTCGGCAGTCACTACCACTTCATCGAAACCAACCCCCGCCTCGAGTTCGATCGCGAAAAGGCCTACGGGCGCCGCCTCCACATCCCCGCCGGCACCGCCGTCCGCTTCGAGCCGGGCGAGACACGCACCGTGACGCTCGTGAACATCGGCGGCGACCGGGTGATCCGGGGCGGCAACGGACTCGCCTCGGGCCCGGTCTCGGAAGCCGGGCGTCGCGCCGCCATGGAAACCGTCCTCGCCCGCGGCTTTGCCCACCGTCCCCAGCCATGA
- the urtA gene encoding urea ABC transporter substrate-binding protein, which translates to MKLTLQRILCALGLTVLATTAQAAAATVKVGVLHSLSGTMAISETSLKDVLLFTFDEINKAGGVKAGGQSYMIEPVVIDPASNWPLFAEKARQLLEQDKVAVVFGCWTSVSRKAVLPVFEQLNGLLFYPVQYEGEELSRNIFYTAEAVNQQAIPAVDYMLGEGKRKFYLLGSDYVYPRTTNKILKDYLRLKGIPDSDIHEIYTPFGHTDYQTIVAEIKRFAAGGGACVISTLNGDTNVPFFKEFANAGLTAVNCPVVSFSISEDEFRGLPAKDLAGHLGCWTYFMSIRTPENTRFVRDFTAWLRRPTITGVNYRVTGIDSRRRVTCSPMNLSRIGVHLWKQAVEKAGTFDVDRVREAMIGQTFLGPAGQVTMQANHHLVNNVYIGETLASGQFKIIKTIPGVAAEPFSEKFLGAMAAR; encoded by the coding sequence ATGAAGCTCACCCTCCAACGAATCCTCTGCGCGCTGGGACTGACCGTTCTGGCGACCACCGCCCAGGCTGCCGCCGCCACCGTGAAGGTCGGGGTGCTGCACTCCCTCAGCGGCACCATGGCCATCAGCGAGACGTCCCTCAAGGACGTCCTCCTGTTCACCTTCGACGAGATCAACAAGGCCGGCGGCGTGAAGGCCGGCGGCCAGTCGTACATGATCGAGCCGGTGGTGATCGATCCCGCCTCCAACTGGCCCCTGTTCGCCGAAAAAGCCCGGCAGCTCCTCGAACAGGACAAGGTCGCCGTGGTCTTCGGCTGCTGGACGTCGGTGAGCCGAAAAGCCGTGCTGCCGGTGTTCGAGCAGCTCAACGGCCTCCTCTTCTATCCCGTCCAGTACGAGGGCGAGGAGCTGTCCCGTAATATCTTCTACACCGCCGAGGCGGTGAATCAGCAGGCCATCCCCGCCGTGGATTACATGCTCGGCGAGGGCAAGAGGAAATTCTATCTCCTCGGCTCGGATTATGTCTATCCCCGGACCACCAACAAGATCCTCAAGGATTATCTCCGCCTGAAGGGAATCCCCGATTCGGATATCCACGAGATCTACACCCCGTTCGGTCACACCGACTACCAGACCATCGTCGCCGAGATCAAACGGTTCGCCGCCGGCGGCGGGGCCTGCGTCATCAGCACCCTCAACGGCGACACCAATGTCCCGTTCTTCAAGGAGTTCGCCAACGCCGGCCTCACCGCCGTCAACTGCCCCGTGGTGTCGTTCTCCATCTCCGAGGATGAGTTCCGCGGGCTGCCCGCCAAGGACCTCGCCGGCCATCTCGGCTGCTGGACCTATTTCATGTCCATCCGCACGCCCGAAAACACCCGGTTCGTCCGTGACTTCACCGCATGGCTCCGGCGGCCGACCATCACCGGGGTGAATTACCGCGTAACCGGCATCGACTCGCGCCGGCGCGTGACCTGCAGCCCCATGAACCTCTCGCGCATCGGTGTCCACCTCTGGAAACAGGCCGTCGAGAAGGCCGGAACCTTCGATGTGGACAGGGTCCGCGAAGCCATGATCGGACAGACCTTCCTGGGCCCCGCCGGCCAGGTCACCATGCAGGCCAATCATCACCTGGTGAACAACGTGTACATCGGCGAAACCCTGGCCTCGGGGCAGTTCAAGATCATCAAGACCATCCCCGGCGTCGCCGCCGAACCCTTCAGCGAGAAATTCCTGGGCGCGATGGCCGCGCGTTGA
- the urtD gene encoding urea ABC transporter ATP-binding protein UrtD has product MITPKPFRLALEGVDKAFDGFKAITQLSLYLEDGELRVIIGPNGAGKSTMLDLITGRTRPDRGSIEFAGSIDLTRLNEYQINRLGIGRKFQTPSVYGSHTVFENIWLSLEGPRGVWHSLFARITRTQRERIAEVLEIVGLSAHANRAAGTLSHGQKQWLEIGMLLAQNPKVLLVDEPAAGMTDEETARTGELLLSLAGQHTIVVIEHDMAFVRQIARKVTVLHQGSVLCEGTVDEVQNDERVIEVYLGRKKKSQPVPGCST; this is encoded by the coding sequence GTGATCACCCCCAAGCCGTTCCGCCTCGCCCTCGAGGGCGTGGACAAGGCCTTCGACGGCTTCAAGGCCATCACCCAGCTCAGTCTCTACCTCGAGGACGGTGAACTCCGGGTCATCATCGGCCCCAACGGCGCCGGGAAGAGCACCATGCTCGATCTCATCACCGGACGCACCCGCCCCGACCGGGGCAGTATCGAGTTCGCCGGCTCGATCGATCTCACCCGCCTCAATGAGTATCAGATCAACCGGCTCGGCATCGGCCGGAAGTTCCAGACCCCGTCGGTCTATGGATCTCACACGGTCTTCGAAAACATCTGGTTGTCCCTCGAGGGGCCCCGCGGCGTCTGGCATTCCCTCTTCGCCCGCATCACCCGGACCCAGCGCGAACGCATCGCCGAGGTCCTCGAGATCGTCGGCCTGTCCGCCCACGCCAACCGCGCCGCCGGAACACTCTCCCACGGCCAGAAACAGTGGCTCGAAATCGGCATGCTCCTCGCCCAGAATCCCAAGGTGCTCCTCGTCGATGAACCCGCCGCCGGAATGACCGACGAGGAAACCGCCCGCACCGGCGAACTCCTCCTCAGCCTCGCCGGACAACACACCATCGTCGTCATCGAACATGACATGGCCTTCGTCCGCCAGATCGCCCGCAAGGTCACCGTCCTCCACCAGGGCAGCGTCCTCTGCGAAGGCACCGTCGATGAGGTGCAGAACGACGAACGCGTCATCGAGGTCTATCTCGGCCGCAAGAAGAAATCCCAGCCTGTCCCCGGATGCTCAACCTGA
- a CDS encoding outer membrane beta-barrel protein, giving the protein MKSKTVIRGTGAWRRMTHCGLRVGGGALIAGAALAPEAALGADPTRIDRIERENRELRDRLQSLENVAQRAGILPSGQPAPRIVSSLSEISLSGMVQASYFYNSNEPVDQDIDGNPIKGASDGYLWNTTHNSFSINKVKLTLASKPVERSGDTWDAGFRVSMIWGEDAPVLNTGGERQGLEDLREAYIELNAPIGTGLNIRAGQLISLLNFESGDGGAVNPNFSQGYQWFFTGNGPAAGVQLGYTFTDWLDMKVRVQNGMYAGAVDNNDAKTVMGSIGLKPDDKTWINLIGFGGRENASTSVAGGSVLAGRKFGERLNTGFEFDYFNFDPVSGPSADLWSVGAWIWYEFNPKFGIALRGEYLDDPDGGGLKGITLPGRPGSAILSADPDGSLSSLTLTLNFSPAPNVRIQPEIRYDHTSYAGGFDGHRDRFIFGAGVSYLF; this is encoded by the coding sequence ATGAAATCCAAGACAGTCATTCGCGGGACCGGCGCCTGGCGCCGGATGACCCATTGCGGTTTGCGCGTGGGAGGCGGCGCACTGATTGCCGGTGCGGCACTCGCTCCGGAGGCGGCGTTGGGGGCGGACCCGACGCGCATCGACCGGATTGAGCGCGAGAACCGGGAACTTCGGGACCGCCTCCAATCCCTGGAGAATGTCGCGCAACGGGCCGGCATCCTTCCCAGCGGGCAGCCAGCCCCAAGGATCGTGTCCTCACTCTCCGAGATCTCCCTCTCCGGCATGGTGCAGGCGTCCTACTTCTACAACTCGAACGAACCGGTCGATCAGGACATCGACGGCAACCCGATCAAGGGCGCGTCGGACGGCTACCTCTGGAACACCACCCACAATTCCTTCTCGATCAACAAGGTGAAGCTCACGCTGGCCAGCAAGCCGGTCGAGCGCAGCGGGGACACATGGGACGCCGGATTCCGGGTGTCGATGATCTGGGGCGAGGACGCTCCGGTGCTCAACACCGGCGGCGAACGACAGGGCCTCGAGGATCTCCGCGAAGCCTACATCGAACTCAATGCCCCCATCGGCACCGGCCTCAACATCCGGGCCGGCCAGCTCATCTCCCTGCTGAACTTCGAATCCGGCGACGGCGGCGCGGTCAATCCCAACTTCTCCCAGGGGTACCAGTGGTTCTTCACCGGCAATGGCCCGGCCGCCGGCGTGCAACTGGGATACACCTTCACCGACTGGCTCGACATGAAGGTCCGCGTCCAGAACGGCATGTACGCCGGCGCCGTGGACAACAATGACGCCAAGACCGTGATGGGCAGCATCGGCCTCAAACCCGACGACAAAACCTGGATCAATCTGATCGGGTTCGGCGGACGTGAGAACGCCTCGACCTCCGTCGCCGGCGGCTCGGTTCTGGCCGGCCGCAAGTTCGGGGAACGCCTCAACACGGGCTTCGAGTTCGACTACTTCAACTTCGACCCGGTCTCCGGTCCCTCCGCCGACCTGTGGTCGGTCGGCGCCTGGATCTGGTACGAGTTCAATCCGAAGTTCGGCATCGCCCTCCGCGGTGAGTACCTCGACGATCCGGACGGCGGCGGCCTCAAGGGCATCACCCTCCCCGGCCGCCCGGGCAGCGCCATCCTCTCGGCCGACCCCGACGGCAGCCTCTCCAGCCTGACTCTCACCCTCAATTTCAGCCCGGCGCCGAATGTCCGGATCCAGCCCGAAATCCGGTACGACCACACCTCGTACGCGGGCGGCTTCGACGGGCACCGGGACCGCTTCATCTTCGGGGCGGGGGTGAGTTACCTCTTCTGA